Proteins encoded together in one Coffea arabica cultivar ET-39 chromosome 2c, Coffea Arabica ET-39 HiFi, whole genome shotgun sequence window:
- the LOC113725285 gene encoding tRNA (guanine(26)-N(2))-dimethyltransferase-like isoform X1, translating to MLSLPLQLQPLSPPFYPANSQPKTLKPVFPKACKSQYQTERGLQFDIGDTFFRHESATGRDFGVLSAALYKQSNGSLRVLDALCGCGIRSLRYLVEAKADFVLANDANENYRGIISGNLSRISEERWVVMNSDANRVMTERYLEKDYFDLVDVDSFGSDSSFLRAAIGAVKLDGLLYITSTDGYSSGGHRPQHSLAAYGAYVRPMPYSNEVGLRMLIGGALREASVLGYHVVPLFSYYSYHGPVFRAMLQIKRGRLPDSSTYNFISHCIQCGNSQTVAWDQLGQIRCPCITNACVPNSLIVSGPLWTGPLHQASHLARMLNLAEQLGWISDGNGRNLEKLIRLMVDESDPKLPVGYIKIDEVLKECVASRAKLNSPSIGAIMNTLHEVAFSPPLCSLSDQDPPIALETFDLTAWANILLWETPSLGFGDANN from the exons ATGCTATCGCTCCCCCTGCAACTGCAACCTCTATCCCCGCCTTTCTACCCTGCCAATTCCCAACCTAAAACCCTAAAACCCGTTTTTCCCAAAGCGTGCAAATCTCAATACCAAACCGAAAGGGGTCTTCAGTTTGACATCGGAGACACCTTCTTCCGCCATGAGAGCGCCACCGGTCGTGACTTCGGCGTTCTCTCGGCAGCCCTCTATAAGCAATCCAATGGCAGTCTTCGAGTTCTCGATGCCCTATGTGGATGTGGAATTCGGTCCCTCAGGTACTTAGTAGAGGCAAAAGCCGACTTCGTGTTAGCTAATGACGCAAACGAAAACTATAGAGGGATTATTTCGGGAAATTTGTCCCGGATTTCGGAAGAAAGATGGGTTGTGATGAATTCGGATGCCAATAGAGTAATGACGGAGCGTTATCTGGAAAAGGATTATTTTGATCTGGTCGATGTTGACTCGTTTGGAAGTGATTCTAGCTTCTTGAGAGCTGCTATTGGGGCTGTCAAATTGGACGGTTTGTTGTATATTACTTCTACTGATGGCTACTCATCCGGTGGCCACCGCCCTCAACA TTCTTTGGCTGCATATGGAGCATATGTTCGGCCAATGCCATACTCAAATGAGGTTGGTTTGCGGATGCTTATAGGTGGGGCGCTTAGGGAGGCTTCTGTGCTTGGTTACCATGTTGTGCCGTTGTTTTCCTACTACTCGTATCACGGCCCTGTTTTTAGAGCAATGCTTCAGATTAAGCGTGGAAGGCTTCCTGATAGCAG CACCTATAACTTCATCAGCCACTGCATTCAGTGTGGAAATTCTCAAACAGTTGCTTGGGATCAACTTGGTCAGATCAGATGCCCCTGCATCACTAATGCATGT GTTCCCAACTCGCTAATCGTCTCGGGACCTCTTTGGACAGGACCTCTTCACCAAGCATCTCACCTTGCACGCATGTTGAATTTGGCTGAGCAATTGGGGTGGATAAGCGACGGCAATGGAAGAAACCTTGAAAAACTGATAAGACTAATGGTCGATGAAAGTGACCCCAAACTGCCAGTTGGATACATCAAGATTGATGAGGTACTCAAGGAATGT GTAGCAAGTCGTGCTAAACTTAATTCTCCATCCATTGGGGCGATAATGAACACCTTGCACGAGGTAGCGTTTTCTCCTCCCTTGTGTTCTTTGTCAGATCAGGATCCTCCTATTGCTTTAGAAACTTTTGATCTCACAGCCTGGGCGAATATACTTTTGTGGGAAACCCCATCTCTTGGCTTTGGTGATGCAAATAATTGA
- the LOC113725285 gene encoding tRNA (guanine(26)-N(2))-dimethyltransferase-like isoform X5, protein MLSLPLQLQPLSPPFYPANSQPKTLKPVFPKACKSQYQTERGLQFDIGDTFFRHESATGRDFGVLSAALYKQSNGSLRVLDALCGCGIRSLRYLVEAKADFVLANDANENYRGIISGNLSRISEERWVVMNSDANRVMTERYLEKDYFDLVDVDSFGSDSSFLRAAIGAVKLDGLLYITSTDGYSSGGHRPQHSLAAYGAYVRPMPYSNEVGLRMLIGGALREASVLGYHVVPLFSYYSYHGPVFRAMLQIKRGRLPDSSTYNFISHCIQCGNSQTVAWDQLGQIRCPCITNACVPNSLIVSGPLWTGPLHQASHLARMLNLAEQLGWISDGNGRNLEKLIRLMVDESDPKLPVGYIKIDEVASRAKLNSPSIGAIMNTLHEEGYVASRSHIAPNAIKTNCPMTECIKTFKALQQCSIR, encoded by the exons ATGCTATCGCTCCCCCTGCAACTGCAACCTCTATCCCCGCCTTTCTACCCTGCCAATTCCCAACCTAAAACCCTAAAACCCGTTTTTCCCAAAGCGTGCAAATCTCAATACCAAACCGAAAGGGGTCTTCAGTTTGACATCGGAGACACCTTCTTCCGCCATGAGAGCGCCACCGGTCGTGACTTCGGCGTTCTCTCGGCAGCCCTCTATAAGCAATCCAATGGCAGTCTTCGAGTTCTCGATGCCCTATGTGGATGTGGAATTCGGTCCCTCAGGTACTTAGTAGAGGCAAAAGCCGACTTCGTGTTAGCTAATGACGCAAACGAAAACTATAGAGGGATTATTTCGGGAAATTTGTCCCGGATTTCGGAAGAAAGATGGGTTGTGATGAATTCGGATGCCAATAGAGTAATGACGGAGCGTTATCTGGAAAAGGATTATTTTGATCTGGTCGATGTTGACTCGTTTGGAAGTGATTCTAGCTTCTTGAGAGCTGCTATTGGGGCTGTCAAATTGGACGGTTTGTTGTATATTACTTCTACTGATGGCTACTCATCCGGTGGCCACCGCCCTCAACA TTCTTTGGCTGCATATGGAGCATATGTTCGGCCAATGCCATACTCAAATGAGGTTGGTTTGCGGATGCTTATAGGTGGGGCGCTTAGGGAGGCTTCTGTGCTTGGTTACCATGTTGTGCCGTTGTTTTCCTACTACTCGTATCACGGCCCTGTTTTTAGAGCAATGCTTCAGATTAAGCGTGGAAGGCTTCCTGATAGCAG CACCTATAACTTCATCAGCCACTGCATTCAGTGTGGAAATTCTCAAACAGTTGCTTGGGATCAACTTGGTCAGATCAGATGCCCCTGCATCACTAATGCATGT GTTCCCAACTCGCTAATCGTCTCGGGACCTCTTTGGACAGGACCTCTTCACCAAGCATCTCACCTTGCACGCATGTTGAATTTGGCTGAGCAATTGGGGTGGATAAGCGACGGCAATGGAAGAAACCTTGAAAAACTGATAAGACTAATGGTCGATGAAAGTGACCCCAAACTGCCAGTTGGATACATCAAGATTGATGAG GTAGCAAGTCGTGCTAAACTTAATTCTCCATCCATTGGGGCGATAATGAACACCTTGCACGAG GAGGGATACGTGGCCAGTAGATCACATATCGCTCCCAATGCCATCAAAACGAATTGCCCCATGACAGAATGTATAAAAACTTTTAAAGCGCTCCAACAGTGTTCAATAAGATGA
- the LOC113725285 gene encoding tRNA (guanine(26)-N(2))-dimethyltransferase-like isoform X2 codes for MLSLPLQLQPLSPPFYPANSQPKTLKPVFPKACKSQYQTERGLQFDIGDTFFRHESATGRDFGVLSAALYKQSNGSLRVLDALCGCGIRSLRYLVEAKADFVLANDANENYRGIISGNLSRISEERWVVMNSDANRVMTERYLEKDYFDLVDVDSFGSDSSFLRAAIGAVKLDGLLYITSTDGYSSGGHRPQHSLAAYGAYVRPMPYSNEVGLRMLIGGALREASVLGYHVVPLFSYYSYHGPVFRAMLQIKRGRLPDSSTYNFISHCIQCGNSQTVAWDQLGQIRCPCITNACVPNSLIVSGPLWTGPLHQASHLARMLNLAEQLGWISDGNGRNLEKLIRLMVDESDPKLPVGYIKIDEVASRAKLNSPSIGAIMNTLHEVAFSPPLCSLSDQDPPIALETFDLTAWANILLWETPSLGFGDANN; via the exons ATGCTATCGCTCCCCCTGCAACTGCAACCTCTATCCCCGCCTTTCTACCCTGCCAATTCCCAACCTAAAACCCTAAAACCCGTTTTTCCCAAAGCGTGCAAATCTCAATACCAAACCGAAAGGGGTCTTCAGTTTGACATCGGAGACACCTTCTTCCGCCATGAGAGCGCCACCGGTCGTGACTTCGGCGTTCTCTCGGCAGCCCTCTATAAGCAATCCAATGGCAGTCTTCGAGTTCTCGATGCCCTATGTGGATGTGGAATTCGGTCCCTCAGGTACTTAGTAGAGGCAAAAGCCGACTTCGTGTTAGCTAATGACGCAAACGAAAACTATAGAGGGATTATTTCGGGAAATTTGTCCCGGATTTCGGAAGAAAGATGGGTTGTGATGAATTCGGATGCCAATAGAGTAATGACGGAGCGTTATCTGGAAAAGGATTATTTTGATCTGGTCGATGTTGACTCGTTTGGAAGTGATTCTAGCTTCTTGAGAGCTGCTATTGGGGCTGTCAAATTGGACGGTTTGTTGTATATTACTTCTACTGATGGCTACTCATCCGGTGGCCACCGCCCTCAACA TTCTTTGGCTGCATATGGAGCATATGTTCGGCCAATGCCATACTCAAATGAGGTTGGTTTGCGGATGCTTATAGGTGGGGCGCTTAGGGAGGCTTCTGTGCTTGGTTACCATGTTGTGCCGTTGTTTTCCTACTACTCGTATCACGGCCCTGTTTTTAGAGCAATGCTTCAGATTAAGCGTGGAAGGCTTCCTGATAGCAG CACCTATAACTTCATCAGCCACTGCATTCAGTGTGGAAATTCTCAAACAGTTGCTTGGGATCAACTTGGTCAGATCAGATGCCCCTGCATCACTAATGCATGT GTTCCCAACTCGCTAATCGTCTCGGGACCTCTTTGGACAGGACCTCTTCACCAAGCATCTCACCTTGCACGCATGTTGAATTTGGCTGAGCAATTGGGGTGGATAAGCGACGGCAATGGAAGAAACCTTGAAAAACTGATAAGACTAATGGTCGATGAAAGTGACCCCAAACTGCCAGTTGGATACATCAAGATTGATGAG GTAGCAAGTCGTGCTAAACTTAATTCTCCATCCATTGGGGCGATAATGAACACCTTGCACGAGGTAGCGTTTTCTCCTCCCTTGTGTTCTTTGTCAGATCAGGATCCTCCTATTGCTTTAGAAACTTTTGATCTCACAGCCTGGGCGAATATACTTTTGTGGGAAACCCCATCTCTTGGCTTTGGTGATGCAAATAATTGA
- the LOC113725285 gene encoding tRNA (guanine(26)-N(2))-dimethyltransferase-like isoform X6 produces MLSLPLQLQPLSPPFYPANSQPKTLKPVFPKACKSQYQTERGLQFDIGDTFFRHESATGRDFGVLSAALYKQSNGSLRVLDALCGCGIRSLRYLVEAKADFVLANDANENYRGIISGNLSRISEERWVVMNSDANRVMTERYLEKDYFDLVDVDSFGSDSSFLRAAIGAVKLDGLLYITSTDGYSSGGHRPQHSLAAYGAYVRPMPYSNEVGLRMLIGGALREASVLGYHVVPLFSYYSYHGPVFRAMLQIKRGRLPDSSTYNFISHCIQCGNSQTVAWDQLGQIRCPCITNACVPNSLIVSGPLWTGPLHQASHLARMLNLAEQLGWISDGNGRNLEKLIRLMVDESDPKLPVGYIKIDEVASRAKLNSPSIGAIMNTLHEPGRIYFCGKPHLLALVMQIIDYHHHESFVTLCLLNP; encoded by the exons ATGCTATCGCTCCCCCTGCAACTGCAACCTCTATCCCCGCCTTTCTACCCTGCCAATTCCCAACCTAAAACCCTAAAACCCGTTTTTCCCAAAGCGTGCAAATCTCAATACCAAACCGAAAGGGGTCTTCAGTTTGACATCGGAGACACCTTCTTCCGCCATGAGAGCGCCACCGGTCGTGACTTCGGCGTTCTCTCGGCAGCCCTCTATAAGCAATCCAATGGCAGTCTTCGAGTTCTCGATGCCCTATGTGGATGTGGAATTCGGTCCCTCAGGTACTTAGTAGAGGCAAAAGCCGACTTCGTGTTAGCTAATGACGCAAACGAAAACTATAGAGGGATTATTTCGGGAAATTTGTCCCGGATTTCGGAAGAAAGATGGGTTGTGATGAATTCGGATGCCAATAGAGTAATGACGGAGCGTTATCTGGAAAAGGATTATTTTGATCTGGTCGATGTTGACTCGTTTGGAAGTGATTCTAGCTTCTTGAGAGCTGCTATTGGGGCTGTCAAATTGGACGGTTTGTTGTATATTACTTCTACTGATGGCTACTCATCCGGTGGCCACCGCCCTCAACA TTCTTTGGCTGCATATGGAGCATATGTTCGGCCAATGCCATACTCAAATGAGGTTGGTTTGCGGATGCTTATAGGTGGGGCGCTTAGGGAGGCTTCTGTGCTTGGTTACCATGTTGTGCCGTTGTTTTCCTACTACTCGTATCACGGCCCTGTTTTTAGAGCAATGCTTCAGATTAAGCGTGGAAGGCTTCCTGATAGCAG CACCTATAACTTCATCAGCCACTGCATTCAGTGTGGAAATTCTCAAACAGTTGCTTGGGATCAACTTGGTCAGATCAGATGCCCCTGCATCACTAATGCATGT GTTCCCAACTCGCTAATCGTCTCGGGACCTCTTTGGACAGGACCTCTTCACCAAGCATCTCACCTTGCACGCATGTTGAATTTGGCTGAGCAATTGGGGTGGATAAGCGACGGCAATGGAAGAAACCTTGAAAAACTGATAAGACTAATGGTCGATGAAAGTGACCCCAAACTGCCAGTTGGATACATCAAGATTGATGAG GTAGCAAGTCGTGCTAAACTTAATTCTCCATCCATTGGGGCGATAATGAACACCTTGCACGAG CCTGGGCGAATATACTTTTGTGGGAAACCCCATCTCTTGGCTTTGGTGATGCAAATAATTGATTATCATCATCATGAAAGCTTTGTGACACTTTGCCTGCTGAATCCTTGA
- the LOC113725285 gene encoding tRNA (guanine(26)-N(2))-dimethyltransferase-like isoform X4: MLSLPLQLQPLSPPFYPANSQPKTLKPVFPKACKSQYQTERGLQFDIGDTFFRHESATGRDFGVLSAALYKQSNGSLRVLDALCGCGIRSLRYLVEAKADFVLANDANENYRGIISGNLSRISEERWVVMNSDANRVMTERYLEKDYFDLVDVDSFGSDSSFLRAAIGAVKLDGLLYITSTDGYSSGGHRPQHSLAAYGAYVRPMPYSNEVGLRMLIGGALREASVLGYHVVPLFSYYSYHGPVFRAMLQIKRGRLPDSSTYNFISHCIQCGNSQTVAWDQLGQIRCPCITNACVPNSLIVSGPLWTGPLHQASHLARMLNLAEQLGWISDGNGRNLEKLIRLMVDESDPKLPVGYIKIDEVLKECVASRAKLNSPSIGAIMNTLHEPGRIYFCGKPHLLALVMQIIDYHHHESFVTLCLLNP, from the exons ATGCTATCGCTCCCCCTGCAACTGCAACCTCTATCCCCGCCTTTCTACCCTGCCAATTCCCAACCTAAAACCCTAAAACCCGTTTTTCCCAAAGCGTGCAAATCTCAATACCAAACCGAAAGGGGTCTTCAGTTTGACATCGGAGACACCTTCTTCCGCCATGAGAGCGCCACCGGTCGTGACTTCGGCGTTCTCTCGGCAGCCCTCTATAAGCAATCCAATGGCAGTCTTCGAGTTCTCGATGCCCTATGTGGATGTGGAATTCGGTCCCTCAGGTACTTAGTAGAGGCAAAAGCCGACTTCGTGTTAGCTAATGACGCAAACGAAAACTATAGAGGGATTATTTCGGGAAATTTGTCCCGGATTTCGGAAGAAAGATGGGTTGTGATGAATTCGGATGCCAATAGAGTAATGACGGAGCGTTATCTGGAAAAGGATTATTTTGATCTGGTCGATGTTGACTCGTTTGGAAGTGATTCTAGCTTCTTGAGAGCTGCTATTGGGGCTGTCAAATTGGACGGTTTGTTGTATATTACTTCTACTGATGGCTACTCATCCGGTGGCCACCGCCCTCAACA TTCTTTGGCTGCATATGGAGCATATGTTCGGCCAATGCCATACTCAAATGAGGTTGGTTTGCGGATGCTTATAGGTGGGGCGCTTAGGGAGGCTTCTGTGCTTGGTTACCATGTTGTGCCGTTGTTTTCCTACTACTCGTATCACGGCCCTGTTTTTAGAGCAATGCTTCAGATTAAGCGTGGAAGGCTTCCTGATAGCAG CACCTATAACTTCATCAGCCACTGCATTCAGTGTGGAAATTCTCAAACAGTTGCTTGGGATCAACTTGGTCAGATCAGATGCCCCTGCATCACTAATGCATGT GTTCCCAACTCGCTAATCGTCTCGGGACCTCTTTGGACAGGACCTCTTCACCAAGCATCTCACCTTGCACGCATGTTGAATTTGGCTGAGCAATTGGGGTGGATAAGCGACGGCAATGGAAGAAACCTTGAAAAACTGATAAGACTAATGGTCGATGAAAGTGACCCCAAACTGCCAGTTGGATACATCAAGATTGATGAGGTACTCAAGGAATGT GTAGCAAGTCGTGCTAAACTTAATTCTCCATCCATTGGGGCGATAATGAACACCTTGCACGAG CCTGGGCGAATATACTTTTGTGGGAAACCCCATCTCTTGGCTTTGGTGATGCAAATAATTGATTATCATCATCATGAAAGCTTTGTGACACTTTGCCTGCTGAATCCTTGA
- the LOC113725285 gene encoding tRNA (guanine(26)-N(2))-dimethyltransferase-like isoform X3, with the protein MLSLPLQLQPLSPPFYPANSQPKTLKPVFPKACKSQYQTERGLQFDIGDTFFRHESATGRDFGVLSAALYKQSNGSLRVLDALCGCGIRSLRYLVEAKADFVLANDANENYRGIISGNLSRISEERWVVMNSDANRVMTERYLEKDYFDLVDVDSFGSDSSFLRAAIGAVKLDGLLYITSTDGYSSGGHRPQHSLAAYGAYVRPMPYSNEVGLRMLIGGALREASVLGYHVVPLFSYYSYHGPVFRAMLQIKRGRLPDSSTYNFISHCIQCGNSQTVAWDQLGQIRCPCITNACVPNSLIVSGPLWTGPLHQASHLARMLNLAEQLGWISDGNGRNLEKLIRLMVDESDPKLPVGYIKIDEVLKECVASRAKLNSPSIGAIMNTLHEEGYVASRSHIAPNAIKTNCPMTECIKTFKALQQCSIR; encoded by the exons ATGCTATCGCTCCCCCTGCAACTGCAACCTCTATCCCCGCCTTTCTACCCTGCCAATTCCCAACCTAAAACCCTAAAACCCGTTTTTCCCAAAGCGTGCAAATCTCAATACCAAACCGAAAGGGGTCTTCAGTTTGACATCGGAGACACCTTCTTCCGCCATGAGAGCGCCACCGGTCGTGACTTCGGCGTTCTCTCGGCAGCCCTCTATAAGCAATCCAATGGCAGTCTTCGAGTTCTCGATGCCCTATGTGGATGTGGAATTCGGTCCCTCAGGTACTTAGTAGAGGCAAAAGCCGACTTCGTGTTAGCTAATGACGCAAACGAAAACTATAGAGGGATTATTTCGGGAAATTTGTCCCGGATTTCGGAAGAAAGATGGGTTGTGATGAATTCGGATGCCAATAGAGTAATGACGGAGCGTTATCTGGAAAAGGATTATTTTGATCTGGTCGATGTTGACTCGTTTGGAAGTGATTCTAGCTTCTTGAGAGCTGCTATTGGGGCTGTCAAATTGGACGGTTTGTTGTATATTACTTCTACTGATGGCTACTCATCCGGTGGCCACCGCCCTCAACA TTCTTTGGCTGCATATGGAGCATATGTTCGGCCAATGCCATACTCAAATGAGGTTGGTTTGCGGATGCTTATAGGTGGGGCGCTTAGGGAGGCTTCTGTGCTTGGTTACCATGTTGTGCCGTTGTTTTCCTACTACTCGTATCACGGCCCTGTTTTTAGAGCAATGCTTCAGATTAAGCGTGGAAGGCTTCCTGATAGCAG CACCTATAACTTCATCAGCCACTGCATTCAGTGTGGAAATTCTCAAACAGTTGCTTGGGATCAACTTGGTCAGATCAGATGCCCCTGCATCACTAATGCATGT GTTCCCAACTCGCTAATCGTCTCGGGACCTCTTTGGACAGGACCTCTTCACCAAGCATCTCACCTTGCACGCATGTTGAATTTGGCTGAGCAATTGGGGTGGATAAGCGACGGCAATGGAAGAAACCTTGAAAAACTGATAAGACTAATGGTCGATGAAAGTGACCCCAAACTGCCAGTTGGATACATCAAGATTGATGAGGTACTCAAGGAATGT GTAGCAAGTCGTGCTAAACTTAATTCTCCATCCATTGGGGCGATAATGAACACCTTGCACGAG GAGGGATACGTGGCCAGTAGATCACATATCGCTCCCAATGCCATCAAAACGAATTGCCCCATGACAGAATGTATAAAAACTTTTAAAGCGCTCCAACAGTGTTCAATAAGATGA